Proteins co-encoded in one Aptenodytes patagonicus chromosome 14, bAptPat1.pri.cur, whole genome shotgun sequence genomic window:
- the ARFRP1 gene encoding ADP-ribosylation factor-related protein 1, translated as MVDAITEDCCWIRLKLRSRMYTLLSGLYKYMFQRDEYCILILGLDNAGKTTFLEQTKTRFNKNYKGMSLSKITTTVGLNIGTIDVGKTRLMFWDLGGQEELQSLWDKYYAESHGVIYVIDSTDEERLSESKRAFEKMITSEALEGVPILVLANKQDVETCLSIPDIKTAFSDCINKIGKRDCLTQACSALTGKGLNEGIEWMVKCVVRNIHRPPRKKDIT; from the exons ATGGTGGATGCCATAACAGAAGACTGTTGCTGGATAAGGCTTAAATTAAG GAGCAGGATGTATACTCTGCTGTCTGGACTCTATAAATACATGTTCCAGAGGGATGAGTACTGCATCTTGATCCTTGGTTTGGACAATGCTGGTAAAACC acCTTCCTTGAACAAACTAAAACTCGATTTAACAAGAACTACAAAGGGATGAGTTTGTCCAAAATCACAACCACTGTAGGCTTAAACA TTGGTACTATTGATGTTGGCAAAACTCGGCTAATGTTCTGGGATCTTGGCGGACAGGAGGAGCTACAGTCTCTTTGGGACAAG TATTATGCTGAATCTCATGGAGTGATCTATGTTATTGACTCCACTGATGAGGAGAGGCTCTCAGAATCTAAAAGAGCTTTTG AGAAGATGATTACCAGCGAAGCCCTGGAAGGGGTTCCCATTCTGGTGTTAGCTAACAAGCAGGATGTAGAG ACTTGTCTGTCAATACCTGACATCAAGACAGCATTTAGTGACTGCATTAACAAAATTGGGAAGAGAGACTGCCTGACACAAGCCTGCTCTGCTCTTACTGG CAAAGGACTGAACGAGGGAATTGAATGGATGGTGAAGTGTGTGGTGAGGAATATTCACCGGCCCCCGAGAAAGAAGGACATCACGTAA
- the ZGPAT gene encoding zinc finger CCCH-type with G patch domain-containing protein gives MDEESLEAAIQTYSAQLQQVELALGAGLDPSQQSDLIQLQEDLKQLIELTESSLVSVKKSKLLATLDTNAAASSPVGLLEQDAKPDSSAQDEEYAAFKEAIAELGTDAKPSADNSEASSKRDEETDDKNESKYSEEEEESDREEEEEELSGMKVKAPYYSSWGTLEYHNAMIVGTEDLEDGSAGVRVLYLYPTHKSLKPCPFFLDDKCRFKENCRFSHGQVVSVEELQPFQEPNLSALEVGSACLAKHSDGIWYTAKITDIDSGYYTVKFDSLLLKEAVVEGDSVIPPLRSEDGASSAESDEDSVDDSGYAKVIDSGVPENGEWTPACSSSFGGWEAHTRGIGSKLLVQMGYEFGKGLGKNSEGRVEPVQAVVLPRGKSLDQCAEVLQKKKQGKLDPGKSRKCRAKGNSSGQSPAGSRKPPRNVFDFLNEKLRGKSTGEKAGGLALPERNSKEIYHASKSTKKALSVRLFQTMEKIEQTQRDIKGIQQALARNVGRHSVATAQLEEKLANAHKQLGQLQAQEASLQREQKKADTHKKMTEF, from the exons ATGGATGAAGAGAGTCTGGAAGCGGCAATTCAGACCTACAGTGCCCAGCTGCAGCAAGTGGAGCTGGCGTTAGGGGCGGGCCTGGACCCGTCGCAGCAGTCGGACTTGATTCAGTTGCAGGAAGATTTAAAGCAGCTGATAGAACTGACTGAATCCAGCCTGGTGTCTGTTAAAAAGAGCAAACTTCTGGCTACTTTAGATACCAatgccgccgcctcctccccagTGGGTCTCCTGGAGCAGGATGCCAAGCCAGACAGTTCTGCCCAAGATGAGGAGTATGCTGCCTTTAAGGAAGCCATTGCTGAGCTTGGAACCGACGCGAAGCCTTCAGCTGATAACAGTGAGGCATCATCAAAGAGAGATGAAGAAACTGATGACAAAAATGAATCAAAGTacagtgaagaggaggaggagtctgacagagaggaggaggaggaggaactgagTGGGATGAAGGTTAAAGCCCCCTACTACAGTTCGTGGGGGACCCTGGAGTACCATAATGCCATGATTGTGGGGACAGAGGACTTAGAAGATGGCAGTGCAGGGGTCAGAGTGCTGTATCTCTATCCAACTCACAAGTCCCTGAAGCCTTGCCCGTTCTTCTTGGATGACAAATGCAGATTTAAAGAGAACTGtcg GTTTTCGCATGGTCAGGTGGTCTCTGTGGAAGAGCTTCAGCCGTTTCAGGAGCCCAATCTGAGCGCGCTGGAGGTGGGCTCAGCCTGCCTGGCGAAACACAGCGATGGAATATGGTACACTGCAAAAATAACCG aCATCGACAGTGGTTACTACACCGTGAAGTTTGATTCCCTGCTGCTGAAGGAAGCTGTTGTGGAAGGGGATAGTGTCATTCCCCCACTGCGAAGTGAAGATGGTGCCTCATCTGCCGAGTCTGATGAAGACAGTGTTGATGACTCTGGTTATGCTAAAG TGATAGATTCGGGAGTTCCAGAGAACGGGGAATGGACTCCTGCGTGCAGTTCCTCTTtcggtggctgggaagcccatactCGTGGTATCGGCTCCAAACTGCTTGTTCAGATGGGATACGAGTTTGGAAAAG GGTTAGGGAAGAATTCTGAGGGCCGAGTGGAGCCGGTGCAGGCTGTGGTACTTCCTCGAGGGAAGTCCCTCGACCAGTGTGCTGAGGTgcttcagaagaagaaacaggGGAAGCTGGACCCGGGCAAATCGAGGAAATGCCGAGCAAAGGGAAACAGCTCTGGACAATCCCCTGCAGGCAGCCGTAAGCCCCCCCGCAACGTGTTTGACTTTTTGAATGAGAAATTGCGAGGGAAGAGCACTGGGGAGAAGGCTGGAGGGCTGGCACTGCCAGAGAGGAACAGCAAAGAGATCTACCATGCTAGCAAGAGCACCAAGAAAGCCCTGAGTGTCCGCCTCTTCCAGACAATGGAGAAGATTGAACAAACGCAGAGGGACATCAAAGGAATCCAGCAGGCCCTGGCACGCAATGTTGGACG gCACAGCGTTGCTACAGCTCAGTTGGAGGAGAAGCTGGCTAATGCACACAAacagctggggcagctgcaggcCCAGGAAGCCAGTCTGCAGCgggagcagaagaaagcagacACGCATAAGAAGATGACTGAGTTCTAG